In Prochlorococcus marinus CUG1415, the sequence TTTTTCAAATCCCAATGGAGTTGCTAATTCCCTATGTAACCAATTTTCAGAAAAAATATCAAAATGACTTTCCAATTCTAGGGAGATTTTGTTTAGGAAATCCTTTTTCTTCTTTAAATAATTTTTTTTATCTAAGTTAAACCAATATTTTGTCTTAGTAAAAATACTCGCTATTAAAGTAACCTCACCTTTTGGTGCTCTTCCATCACCATCATCGCTAATTGATACAAATAACGAACCAAATTCATCAGAAACAAATTGATAATGATTGGAAGAAGTTTTTTTTATATGTTCTTTTTTTAATGCCGAATAAAAAACTATTGCTCCACTTGGATCAGGCAAATTAATAAGTCGATTTTTATAAATTTGTTTTCTATTTAAAGGTTCCTTCAAATGCTTGAGCAAAGATTGAGGAGGCGCGGTATAAATCACATCTTTTGCTTGGTAAACAAAAGAATTTTTTTTCGAATTGGCAGATACTTTCCAACACATATTTAGGTCATCAAAATTTATAGAATTAACTTTTTGGCCAAAAATTAGATTAACTCCAGTTTTAATCAACGAACTTTCTAATGCGTCACTTAAAGACTGCATAGATTTTTTAAGATGCCACAGACCATGTGGCTGCTGGCACATCTGTAGAACAGTAGAGCCATATAATGCAGCAGTATTATAAATATCCTCTTGAGAATAAAGTTTTAGTTGAAGATTTAAGAATTTAATCAAGCGATCATTCTTGGATAATCCACATATAAGTAATAAATCAAAAATAGAAGATTTGAGTAAAATTCCTGTGACAAGGTTTGATGGAACTAATGCTTTTAGAAGTTGAGACAAATCCCAAAAATTACTGATTGGCAATACTGGATTATTGTTTGCAAATATCCAATTACTTTGATGAATGAGGGTGCAAAGTTTCCAAAATCTATGACTTCCAGGAAACTGCGTTTCTAGTTCAGCAATCCATTTAGTTTTTTCATACCAAATATGGATTGGCTTACCACCATCATTTAAATCAACAATGCAGGCTGGGTCTAAAATAGTGGCTTCTGGGAGTGATATATCTAAAAAATCAAAAATTCTTGCATGTATTCCTCCTTTTTCAAATCCGGCAACTTGAGTTGCGCCAACGTCAAAAATATAATTTTTTCTTTTAAAAGTACCAGCGCAGCCTCCTGATTGATTATGAGATTCGATTAAAGTAACTGATAATCCTTGTTTTGATAAAATTGCTGCAGAAGTCAACCCTGCTATACCAGCACCAACAACAACAACTTCAGACTTGGACATTAGAAATGCAAAAATTATCTCCTATTGAAGTTAGCGAAATTTGTGATGAATTAGGTGAAGCCTATCCAAAAAGTATAGAACAAGTCCATGGGGGGAATATTCATAGCGCATGGCAAATAGAATTCGTAAACAAGAAATTATTTCTAAAAAAAAACAATAGAAAAAAAAAGTTTCTCAAATTTGAGAAATATTGTCTTCAGAATTTAAGAGAGTATATTAATCAAAAAAACTTAGTTGTTCCAGAAGTTATTGCATATAAAAATATTAAAAATATAGAAATTCTTTTAATTGAATGGATAGATATGCAAAACTTTGATCAAAAAAAACTTGGAAAAGGTTTGGGAGAAATGCACTTAAATGCAAGTGAGTCTAATCCAAAAAGTTTTGGATACCCAGTTGGGGGTTTTATTGGAATAACAGAGCAGAAAAAAGGCTGGGACAATAATTGGATAGATTGTTTTTTAGATTTGCGAATATCACCTCAATTATCAATTCTTAAATCAAATCTTTTAGACAAAGAAACTATAAATAAAGTTAAAGAAAAAATTAAATCCGAATTAATGAATCATAAACCTATAAATACTCTTGTTCATGGTGATTTATGGTCAGGAAATTTAGGAATAGAAAAAAGTGGAAAGGGGGTTATATTTGACCCAGCATCATGGTGGGCAGATAATGAAATAGATATAGCTATGACAAAATTATTTGGAGGTTTGAGAAAAGAATTTTATGAAGAGTATCATAAAATTTTTCCAATTAAACAAGGTTTTGAAAAGAGAATTATTATTTATAATTTTTACCACATATTGAATCATGCCAATATGTTCGGAGGATCATATTTTAGTCAAGTCAAAAATTACGTAAAAGCAATACTCAATATGTAATCTTCAACTAACCTAAATATGTTTTTTTAAGATTTTGCACCTTATCTAAAACCGCTTCACGATTTTCACTGGTCCGAAGATTCTGCCAGCTCCATTGACCAACAACAACTACTCCTAGTAGTTCAAGTAATCCTGGAAGAATTGGGAAAAAGTTAATCGTGTCAATAACAACTTTAATTATTATTTGAGCGATTATCACAACAGCGATAATGCCTGCGGCTTTACCATATTTACCCATTTGGGTCCAATCAACATTTCCAAGGGTTTCGTTGACTTTCCCCATAACATCAGAGTACTTCTCTGAAAAACTTTTGGTTTCGGCGCTTGTATCGGAGCCAGAGCCTTGATTTGACTCGGAAGTGTTGTCACTCATGAACATTCAGGCTGCAAAATTATATATATGAACCAGACAGTATCGGAAAAAATGCCTGTTGACTACCTTTTTGTTGTGCAAAATTCCGAACCGAAACATTTTGTATTTTTTAGATGTATTGATATATAAATTGTTTGAAGATATTTAAACTTAAAATTGATTTATAAAAACTTCACATTATCTTCTAGTTCTAACAAGAATATTAATAAATCTCGGCAATAGGAAAAATTTAAAAGGCTAAAATTTTTATTTAAATTATTATATTTTTATAGTTTATTTTATTTTGTATAGTTAAAGAATCAATATGTCTAAGGATATCAAATCCAATTTCTTAAACCCAGATGAACAAGAAAGATATCAAAAACATTTGACCCTCAAAGAGATAGGTTATGAGGGTCAAATAGATCTAAAAAACAGCTCAGTTTTATGTATTGGAGCAGGTGGGCTTGGATCTTCTGTTTTGCTTTATCTAGCCGCAACAGGTATTGGAAAAATTGGAATAGTAGATAACGATCACGTTGAGAAGTCTAATCTCCAAAGACAAATAATTCATGATACAAATAATATTGGCAATCTTAAAATTGATTCTGCCCAGGAAAGAATTAAAAAATTAAATCCTAATTCTGAATTATTAACATTTGCGCAGAGAATTAATCCTAATAATGCTTTAGAAATAATTCAAAAATTTGACATTATTTGTGATTGCTCAGATAACTTTGGCACTAGATATTTGATAAATGATGCGTGCCTAATCTTAAACAAACCTCTAGTCTTTGGAAGTGTACAAGGCTTCGAAGGACAAGTGAGTGTTTTTAATTTACATAGAAATAGTCCTAATTTAAGAGACTTACTTCCAGAATCACCTTCAAAAAATGCTATCCCTAGTTGTGAAGAATATGGAGTTGTTGGTGTTTCAACAGGTTTAATAGGAATTCTTCAGGTGAATGAGATTATTAAAATCATTTTAAAAAAAGGTGAAATTTTAGATGGCAAAATTTTGTTTTTTGATCTGTTGAATATGAATATGAAAAAATTATATTTAAAAAGTGATCAGGTAAATAAGCGAATCAAAAATCTTTCTCAGTTTGTTGACTTTTATAGTGTCGATAAATGTTCTGAGAAAAATAATGAAGTTAACAAAATCAATGCTAATGATTTCTATAACTTATACAAATCAAAAGCAAAAAAAATTATTTTAATTGATGTTAGGGAAAATGAAGAATTTTCTACTTCTGCAATAGAGGGTTCTATATCAATCCCCCTAAGTACCTTGAGCCAA encodes:
- the crtD gene encoding C-3',4' desaturase CrtD, which produces MSKSEVVVVGAGIAGLTSAAILSKQGLSVTLIESHNQSGGCAGTFKRKNYIFDVGATQVAGFEKGGIHARIFDFLDISLPEATILDPACIVDLNDGGKPIHIWYEKTKWIAELETQFPGSHRFWKLCTLIHQSNWIFANNNPVLPISNFWDLSQLLKALVPSNLVTGILLKSSIFDLLLICGLSKNDRLIKFLNLQLKLYSQEDIYNTAALYGSTVLQMCQQPHGLWHLKKSMQSLSDALESSLIKTGVNLIFGQKVNSINFDDLNMCWKVSANSKKNSFVYQAKDVIYTAPPQSLLKHLKEPLNRKQIYKNRLINLPDPSGAIVFYSALKKEHIKKTSSNHYQFVSDEFGSLFVSISDDGDGRAPKGEVTLIASIFTKTKYWFNLDKKNYLKKKKDFLNKISLELESHFDIFSENWLHRELATPLGFEKWTNRPNGIVGGLGQNPDIFGLFGLSSRTPFKGLWLCGDSIYPGEGTAGVSNSALMVSRQILASQGIDNFNL
- a CDS encoding fructosamine kinase family protein, whose protein sequence is MQKLSPIEVSEICDELGEAYPKSIEQVHGGNIHSAWQIEFVNKKLFLKKNNRKKKFLKFEKYCLQNLREYINQKNLVVPEVIAYKNIKNIEILLIEWIDMQNFDQKKLGKGLGEMHLNASESNPKSFGYPVGGFIGITEQKKGWDNNWIDCFLDLRISPQLSILKSNLLDKETINKVKEKIKSELMNHKPINTLVHGDLWSGNLGIEKSGKGVIFDPASWWADNEIDIAMTKLFGGLRKEFYEEYHKIFPIKQGFEKRIIIYNFYHILNHANMFGGSYFSQVKNYVKAILNM
- a CDS encoding CAAD domain-containing protein — protein: MSDNTSESNQGSGSDTSAETKSFSEKYSDVMGKVNETLGNVDWTQMGKYGKAAGIIAVVIIAQIIIKVVIDTINFFPILPGLLELLGVVVVGQWSWQNLRTSENREAVLDKVQNLKKTYLG
- a CDS encoding ThiF family adenylyltransferase, with product MSKDIKSNFLNPDEQERYQKHLTLKEIGYEGQIDLKNSSVLCIGAGGLGSSVLLYLAATGIGKIGIVDNDHVEKSNLQRQIIHDTNNIGNLKIDSAQERIKKLNPNSELLTFAQRINPNNALEIIQKFDIICDCSDNFGTRYLINDACLILNKPLVFGSVQGFEGQVSVFNLHRNSPNLRDLLPESPSKNAIPSCEEYGVVGVSTGLIGILQVNEIIKIILKKGEILDGKILFFDLLNMNMKKLYLKSDQVNKRIKNLSQFVDFYSVDKCSEKNNEVNKINANDFYNLYKSKAKKIILIDVRENEEFSTSAIEGSISIPLSTLSQKSDLEFIKKESLIKEVFTICKSGKRSEKASQILSKFKIKSKSIEGGIKKLKEILSN